The sequence TTGCGGCCGGCCTTGGACGCGACTCTGCGTAATCCCAAACTCATGGCTCCTTTAGATTGGCCCCTGATTGAAACAATATTGAACGAGTTCTTTCGTACACAAATAGACCACAGTAAGCGCCTGTGGGCTCTGTACATGTATGGAGCATGGCGGCAACATTGTTTGAATGACGACATTGATTACAAAGAATGATCTTCACGATTCGTGATGATGATACGAATTTTTTTACGACTCCAGAGGAGTTGCTGACTGTTTACGGTAGGATATGGGATCAGTGCCCGGTGAGTCTATCGGTAGTACCTTTTCATGCATGCACGCCAAGCAAAGGAATTCCACGTCAGTATTGGCATGGAGATCATACCTTTCCAGTTGGTGACAATAAAGACTTGATAGTCTTTCTAAAACAAATGATTCAAGCCGGCAGGGTCTGCATCACCATGCATGGCTATCATCATAAGGATGAAGAAGATGGTCCTGAGTTTGTTGCAGGTCGGGATTTGAGCAGCAAAGTAATAAAAGGGAAACGATATCTTGAGCAGTTGTTTGGTACTCCCATACAGGTATTCGTTCCACCACATAATGCCCTTTCATTTGAGGGCTGGAAGGCGGTCACAGACAGCCGGTTAAGTCTATCGGGCGGACTATCGGCAAGGAAGCGAGGAATTCGACTGAGCGACTTTCCAGATGTTGTGTTATCAAAAATATCCAAGCGACGTGCTTGGTGTCGACCCAGGGTCTGTCGTGGGCATGTTGAATTTGGATATGCAACCCTCTCGCCATCGGCCGACCTAAAAAGCGTCATAGAAAGACTGTCAATGTGTAGGGGTCCTTCGGATTTCTTTTGCTTGGCCACACACTATTGGGAGCTCCCGCACCACCATAACAACGAAAACGCTGTGTTGCGCGATATGCTGCATGATCTTCTTGCAAGGGCTAAGTCAATAAGTGGCGTGCAATTCACATCGCTCAATACTGCTGTAAATGTATTCAGCAAAGGATCATGATCTCGATCATATGAACGCGAATCCACGTTGGATGTCAGATCTTATCGACCCATTTGATGGAACGTCCCTTTCAGTTTGCCAGAACAAGCTTCTTGGTGAATCAGGAAAAGCGTACCCAATTATCAGTGATACTCCGATATTTTTTGAAGGAGATGCGCGCGATCGAGAACATAATACACATTTGACCGACGAACCACTTCCACCGCATCAATACTACACAAAATATTTCCTCCAACAGCAGTATTCACAAGACACTCGATTGCTTGATTTGGGCTCAGGGGATGGTGTCATGTCCGCCGCCATAGCCCCGGTGTTCGGCGAGGTGTATTGGGTGAACCCAGGCTTCGAAGCGTTAAATGTAGGCGAAAAAAGGGGCATTTCGAACGTAAGGAGAATTTGCGCTGCCGCCCCACATTTGCCGTTTCCCAAAGATTACTTCGATGCAGTAATGAGCATATTCGTTATAGAACACATACCTCAGAGTGAGGTGCGTTCATATTTTGAAGCGATTCGCAAGATATTAAAGCCGAATGGGGTGTTTCTGATCGCAACTGATACCTTCTGGTTTGATAAGTACACGGCGCCATTGTGGAAAACACTGGGTAATGTATTACAAGGACGTTTTAAGATTGCCCGGCACCGATCCAACACCATGCATGTCAACCTGATGGTTCCTTCTGAATTGCGGAGAATACTCAAGCATGAAAGTTTTCACATTGAAGAAGAGGATTTGTTTTGGTTGCTTGGAAGGACCAGGCGACTGATGCCGAAGTGGTTCGCCGAGCGTTTTGTGACATCGGTGTTTGTTTTCAAATGTAGGCTCCATAAATGAGGATCTGTATTATCAACAGGCTGATGGGAATCCGCAGGGGCGGCGGCGAGTATTTTGATCTAAACGTCGCTCAGTGGCTCACCAGGCGGGGACATGATGTTCACCTCGTGACGGGACGCAAAGTCAGTGGCATACCTAAGCCGGTAAGCGGCTTTAAGGTGACCTATATTGCGACGCCTTACCTGGCTGACATCCACTATCGCTTTAACCGGAACGGTGCCGGACATATCGCACGCCGTCTGGCTGGATACGCATGGCTTTACGACGGGCAATTGTTTGAACGTAAGGTGTTCACCATGATTGCGCGGGGAGCTATTCCGGATGCCGAGATATATCAGTTGTGCGGTCGCTTTCGACTTGCGGCACGGTTATCCCAGGAGTTAGCCAAGGCGGCGGTATGCTGGTGGCCGGGGCCACCGACATTGGATGATGAAACGAAGAAGAAGATACAATGTTATGCCGGCAATTTTGCCAGAGGCGACACGATGCCGATCCTGTTGCAGATCGCGCCGCAGGCGCAAAACATTCCTCCTGGTGTTGACCTTGGTCTGTTTCGTCCCCGTACGAAGCAATCGGTTAGAGAGGAGCTACGCGTGGATCAGGCAGCAACGGTCATTTTGTTTGTCGGCCGTTTAATACCCATCAAGAATCTCCACGTACTCATAGATGCCTTTGCAAAGGCCGTATCTGTAAATCGGGCACTTCAGTTGGTATTAATTGGTGATGGAACTGAGCGGAGTGCGCTTGAGCACTCCGCACGGGCGCACGGGGTAAATGACTCAGTTGTATTCTGCGGGCAACTCGAAGGGGAGCGACTTGCAAAATGGTACTCTGCGGCTGATATATTCGTCATTCCCAGTCGGTACGAATCGTTCAGTATAGTGACATTAGAGGCCATGGCGAGCGGCCTTCCGATAATCGCCAGTAACGTCGGACATCTGCCAATGCTGGTCAAACCGGGGCGTAACGGTGTGCTGTTCCCGTCCGAGAGTACAGATGCGTTGTCGGCGGCAATACGTGAACTGGCTGGCGACCCATTCCGCGCTAAGGCAATGGGCTGTGAAGGCCGTGCGTTTGTTGAAGCCAATTTTGGCTGGGAGCGGGTCGGCCGACTAATTGAACAGTACTATGAAAGTGTTGTCTGTAACCGCTCTTTTGCCTCATGACCGCTTCGATTTTGATGTTCTGCCCTCAGTTCCGGCCTATCGTTGGCGGGGCTGAGCGGCAGGCGGAAAAACTTGGCAAGGCACTGGCGCAAAGGGGCGTTCGGGTGACGGTGCTCACTCCGCAACTCGTAGCCGATACCGCGAAGCACGAAGAGAACGCGGGTGTAGTGATTCACCGTTTCCCGTTGTTTGACCTGTGTAGCCGTTTGCCCGGAGTACCCAGCATGGGACCGCTGAATCTCCTGTTGATTCGCGCCCAGGTGCTCCGAGCGATGAATCGCTATCTGGACGGTATTGATGTAGTGCATTTGCATATTGCTGCACCGATGACCGCCTTTGCCATGCGGGGTGCGAGGACAAAAGGTATTCCGGTGTTATGCAAGGTGGCCAATGCGGGCCCTCCAGACGATCTGCACAGGCTCAACGAAGTGGGAATTGGCGGCAATTGGCTGCGACGTTTAATGATAAGGGACCTCGACTGCTGGATAGCGACCACCCAGGCGGTTCGGCGGTCCCTGCTCGACTGGGGCGTTGCAGCTAATAGGATCACGATGATCCCAAATGGAGTGGATACAGACGGCGGTTCTGTGCCAAGGCGGAGAATTAGCGGCGCACGACGCTTTCTTTATCTGGGACGTCTGTCTACCGGAATTCAAAGAGATGTTCCCACGCTCGTTCGAGCGTTTGACCGGTTGGCCGATCAGCTCCCCGACGCTGAACTGGCCCTCGTCGGCGATGGCAATCGTTTTCAAGAGACGGCCGATGTGATTGCGCAGTGTCACAACCGCGGCTGCATCCAGATGCCGGGACTACAAAAACCGGATCCCTGGCTGCAATGGGCCGATTGTTTTGTCTTACCGTCGAGACGTGAAGGGCTTTCGAATGCGTTGCTGGAGGCGATGGCTCATAGCTTGCCCTGTATTGCCAACGACATTCCGCCGAATCGGGAAGTGCTGGATGATGGCCGAGCGGGCATTCTGGTGCCGATGGGCGATGAAGACCGGCTGTATCTCGAAATGATGCGAATGGCGACGGAATCTGACCACGCACATGCGCTGGGGTACGCGGGGTTAGAGCGAGTGCGGAAATGCTATTCCATCGAGGGAGTTGCAGACCGGTACATTGAGCTGTACGGCGATCTGACGAAGTCACGATGCCAGTGAACAAGGCCATACGCTTCGCGTGGCGCGCCACAAGAAATGTGCTGTGTCTGGTCCCTGTCGCCCGTCAAATCCTCTTTCCACGAGATCGTCTCGCGGCGCGTTTTGGCCGAGGAGATGCCGAATATGCCTGGAGTGTTTTCGCCCGCCATTTCACGCGACTACGGGATGCGGGGTTCTCCGGTGCTGAGTTGATGCTGGAAGTCGGGCCGGGGAGGAACTTGGGGACGGCGCTGCTGTGGTGGGCATACTGTGGCGCGAGGCGTGATGATCACGTTGGAGTGGTGTGTTGGGATGTGTTTAAAAACGGGATCCCAGAGACTCGCGACTTTTGGGGGAATCTCGCGCAAGAATTGCTCGATGCGCCACACACCGAAGGGTCCGGGTTGCAAGAGTCGGAACTGGATCAGGTGCTCGCTCGGCTGCGCGAAGTGGCCACCGGGCGCCTCATTCCGCGGATTACCTACCGCGTGGAACCGCTCACGGAGTTTGAAGACGCGATGGCCGCCAATGGTGTGCAATTCGATCTCATATACAGCCAAGCGGCGATCGAGCACATCTGGCGCATTGAGGCGTTCTGGGATGCCATGGGACGTCTGACGGCGCCGGGCGGCTGGCACAGTCATCGGATCGACTTGGCCGATCACGGTCGCCGCGATACCAACTATATCGCAATGCTGGAGTGGTCGAGCCCTGTCTATTGGCTGACCATGCGGTTTATTCCAGGGGCTACCAATCGCTGGCGGGCCCACCAGCATCTGAGCAAGCTTGAGGGGCTTGGGATGGAGATTCTGGTGGCACGGCGCGAGTTGCGCGAGAGACCGCCGATTCCGAGAAGCCGCCTGTCCGGTGAATTCAGATCACTGCCAGAGCAAGAACTGCGTGCGGCGAGTCTGGATGTTGTCGCGATGGCCCCATTTGACAAATGCTGACACGGCGGTCTTTCCTGTTTGGCGCTGCCGGGGTCATGGCCGGATGCGTGGCGCATACACCTGACCTACAGAACGAGCCACGCGCGGTTGCGCCCGATGCGGATGATACGAGGTTTCTCCAGACCGCGCTTGACAAAGGCGGCCACGTCGTTCTCGAGACGGGACGGCGATATACGGTGTCTGCCCAGACGGGGGCACGCGCAGCCTTACTGGTGAAATCGAATACCTTCCTTGACCTGGCCGGAGCTACCCTGGAACTGGCACCCGGCCAACGATGTACCATGATCGGTAGAGTCGGTAATGAAAGAATCACAAACGTCAAGATTGCAAACGGCACCATCATTGGGAATGGCACGCGTCAACCGACTGACGTCCTGGCCGACATAGGAGCGATGACGCCGACTATCTATTTAACAAAATGCCACAATGTGAGCTTCCACAACTTACAACTGCAGGATACCTATATGTATTCCATCTATGCTCACGGCGACAATGGGGTTATGGACAACATTTCTGTTAAAGGCGCCGTGGGAGGTGGCATTCACTTAGATGGTACCCGCTGGCAAATTGATCATATACGCGTTCGTGACGTAACGTACTTCGACGACGTGTATTGCACGGGTAACCCCTTCATCGTCACGCTGAAAGACTCGGAGATCGGCAGGATCTACTGTGAAAACTATGGATTCGGCGTCAAATTTCAGGATGGCTGTGAACGCTTGACCGTTGAGGCGATCGAGGCTGTCGCTGGCCAAAACAATTACGCTCATCCGGATAAACTCGTAAAGATCCAGGGGAAGAAAACGCCGCTGGCGGAACGCCACAACCGCGATATTCGGGTCGGCCGAATCGTATCACGCAACGGTCCGAGCAATGGGCTCTACATCTACCGCTCGAACAACGTTGAGATCGGATCATATCTCGGGGAGAACAACGGTCGCTCTCATCCCGCGGATTCTAAAAACAGTGCAGATGTCCTGGTTGTCGCCGCAGGCGAGATCCGGTTCGGTGAGTTCAGTGCCAGAGGATTTCTCCGGTATGGTCTGTGGCTGGACGAGGAGGCCGGACGGGTCGTGGCCGACCGGGTAGAAATGACGTGCGGCGGTTCGTCGGTCTGCGACCCGATCGTGGTACGCAACGGCGAGGCAGTGCTCAACGGGGTCACATACCGGTGAAACAATTTAAGCTCTTTCACGCGCTAAAACAGTATAACGTTGCTTGTTGCTGCTCGATAGATTGCCGGGAGGCCGCTGATGAACACGATGCACGCACAAGAACTCGCTCAGGGTCAGCGCTTTGCCTTTGGTCAAAACTGGGCGAGCTTTCTACGGACACTTAATGATGTACGCATACAGGAAGCCGAACGCTCACTCAGGCAGATGCTGGAAATCGATTCTCTCATGGGAAGAACATTTCTGGATGTCGGAAGCGGTAGC comes from Candidatus Methylomirabilis lanthanidiphila and encodes:
- a CDS encoding Methyltransferase domain protein, which codes for MSAAIAPVFGEVYWVNPGFEALNVGEKRGISNVRRICAAAPHLPFPKDYFDAVMSIFVIEHIPQSEVRSYFEAIRKILKPNGVFLIATDTFWFDKYTAPLWKTLGNVLQGRFKIARHRSNTMHVNLMVPSELRRILKHESFHIEEEDLFWLLGRTRRLMPKWFAERFVTSVFVFKCRLHK
- a CDS encoding Glycosyl transferase, group 1: MRICIINRLMGIRRGGGEYFDLNVAQWLTRRGHDVHLVTGRKVSGIPKPVSGFKVTYIATPYLADIHYRFNRNGAGHIARRLAGYAWLYDGQLFERKVFTMIARGAIPDAEIYQLCGRFRLAARLSQELAKAAVCWWPGPPTLDDETKKKIQCYAGNFARGDTMPILLQIAPQAQNIPPGVDLGLFRPRTKQSVREELRVDQAATVILFVGRLIPIKNLHVLIDAFAKAVSVNRALQLVLIGDGTERSALEHSARAHGVNDSVVFCGQLEGERLAKWYSAADIFVIPSRYESFSIVTLEAMASGLPIIASNVGHLPMLVKPGRNGVLFPSESTDALSAAIRELAGDPFRAKAMGCEGRAFVEANFGWERVGRLIEQYYESVVCNRSFAS
- a CDS encoding Glycosyl transferase, group 1, with amino-acid sequence MTASILMFCPQFRPIVGGAERQAEKLGKALAQRGVRVTVLTPQLVADTAKHEENAGVVIHRFPLFDLCSRLPGVPSMGPLNLLLIRAQVLRAMNRYLDGIDVVHLHIAAPMTAFAMRGARTKGIPVLCKVANAGPPDDLHRLNEVGIGGNWLRRLMIRDLDCWIATTQAVRRSLLDWGVAANRITMIPNGVDTDGGSVPRRRISGARRFLYLGRLSTGIQRDVPTLVRAFDRLADQLPDAELALVGDGNRFQETADVIAQCHNRGCIQMPGLQKPDPWLQWADCFVLPSRREGLSNALLEAMAHSLPCIANDIPPNREVLDDGRAGILVPMGDEDRLYLEMMRMATESDHAHALGYAGLERVRKCYSIEGVADRYIELYGDLTKSRCQ